A part of Xenopus tropicalis strain Nigerian chromosome 4, UCB_Xtro_10.0, whole genome shotgun sequence genomic DNA contains:
- the LOC116410520 gene encoding uncharacterized protein LOC116410520, whose product MATSEDSVPVFVRVRNSIRIVAVDPSNAEQNLKYVVQKVLEEFGRVSRREIFAIQDYPKRGVYDVTFDGEGVFRSFMSILEGNLADPRLEGFKVFPHFAEEEVFLVVKSYSPFMPLKEIEAVIGRYCKKLSFAGKILNELGIWTSKYRFKAVFEKKGTYPPARFWLGTVNIDCFFSGMPDFCKRCRQYGHVTDGCVLCPNCGKEGHEVVNCSLPRKCHFCLQEGHLYSKYPQRKDKPEKIVKPAGKLTIVESETSGEESEPRQVSQESPTVKRTKKEEKTKEDGSSGSSRVSTPAKSSKSVSKSVSKSLSKGEKLYQYYKDKPDREVREFFEEWSDEEDFDRIKGQMKGLTQNEIREMVLGHIRNLK is encoded by the coding sequence ATGGCTACGAGTGAGGATTCGGTTCCAGTCTTCGTGAGAGTCAGGAATTCGATCAGAATCGTTGCTGTGGATCCTTCGAACGCCGAGCAGAATCTGAAGTATGTGGTGCAGAAGGTTCTAGAGGAATTCGGCCGAGTCTCCAGGAGGGAAATTTTCGCTATTCAAGACTACCCGAAGAGAGGAGTGTATGATGTTACCTTCGATGGAGAGGGAGTCTTTCGGAGCTTCATGAGTATCCTGGAGGGAAACTTGGCTGATCCGAGATTGGAAGGATTTaaagttttcccacattttgCTGAAGAAGAAGTCTTCTTGGTGGTGAAATCTTATTCACCGTTCATGCCGCTAAAAGAGATTGAAGCGGTCATTGGCAGGTACTGTAAAAAGCTTTCTTTTGCAGGTAAAATTTTGAATGAGTTGGGCATTTGGACTTCCAAGTACCGTTTTAAAGCAGTCTTTGAGAAAAAGGGTACGTATCCCCCTGCAAGATTCTGGCTGGGTACGGTAAATATCGATTGCTTTTTCAGTGGGATGCCAGATTTCTGCAAACGGTGTCGGCAGTACGGTCATGTTACAGACGGTTGTGTTCTGTGTCCAAATTGTGGTAAGGAAGGCCATGAGGTTGTGAACTGTTCTCTTCcgagaaaatgtcatttttgcctacaggaaggacatttATATTCAAAGTATCCGCAGAGGAAAGATAAACCTGAAAAGATTGTAAAACCTGCTGGTAAGTTAACTATTGTAGAATCAGAGACCTCTGGAGAGGAGTCGGAGCCAAGACAAGTTTCACAGGAGAGCCCTACTGTGAAGCGTACAAAGAAAGAGGAAAAGACAAAGGAAGATGGAAGTTCTGGAAGCAGTAGAGTAAGTACGCCTGCTAAATCTAGTAAATCTGTTTCTAAGTCTGTTTCTAAGTCTCTTTCTAAAGGTGAAAAGTTGTATCAGTATTACAAGGACAAGCCAGACAGAGAAGTTCGAGAGTTTTTTGAAGAATGGTCGGATGAAGAGGATTTTGATAGAATTAAAGGACAAATGAAAGGACTGACTCAAAATGAAATAAGGGAAATGGTACTGGGTCATATTAggaatttaaagtaa
- the LOC100487921 gene encoding zinc finger CCHC domain-containing protein 3-like — MAAKDDVVPVFGRIKNSVRVIAADPLNVEKSLVYVVQVILEEFGRVSKNEILAIQDYPRKGIYDVTFEGEGVFHSFIRILEENPMDPRLSGFKVFPHFAEEEIFLVVKTYSPFVPLKEIESVLGRYCKKLTFGGKIMNELGIWTSKYRFKAVFKKGMYPPARFRLGTVNIDVFFSGMPEFCRRCRQYGHLSDGCVLCQNCGKTGHELKSCPFPRKCNFCFQEGHLYAGCPQRNGKPKEDTVVLGKLPVPADFSRSLTEEEGEVSQEEHVVKRKKEKKEKKSVDIEVSPSMETVEPVTVQSCSRGEKLYEFYKDKPNKEIQEFIFELSDDDEIEGANACIDSSPDKTVVRNAILQFIKGLE, encoded by the coding sequence ATGGCAGCGAAGGATGACGTTGTCCCTGTTTTCGGCAGGATAAAGAATTCGGTGAGAGTCATCGCAGCTGACCCTTTGAACGTGGAGAAGAGTTTGGTCTACGTTGTACAAGTGATTCTGGAGGAGTTCGGGAGAGTCTCCAAGAACGAAATTTTGGCGATCCAGGATTATCCAAGGAAAGGCATCTATGATGTTACCTTTGAAGGGGAAGGTGTTTTCCACAGCTTCATAAGAATCTTGGAGGAGAATCCGATGGATCCGCGGTTAAGTGGCTTTAAGGTCTTTCCGCATTTTGCAGAGGAGGAAATATTCTTGGTGGTTAAAACGTATTCACCATTTGTGCCTCTTAAAGAAATTGAATCGGTCCTAGGAAGGTATTGTAAAAAGCTGACCTTTGGTGGTAAGATTATGAATGAGCTGGGAATATGGACCTCAAAATATAGGTTCAAAGCTGTGTTCAAGAAAGGTATGTACCCACCAGCAAGGTTCCGACTGGGAACTGTTAATATTGACGTTTTTTTCAGTGGTATGCCGGAATTCTGCAGGAGATGCAGACAATATGGTCATCTATCAGATGGATGTGTTCTATGCCAGAACTGTGGTAAGACTGGGCATGAGTTAAAAAGTTGTCCTTTTCCGAGGAAATGTAACTTTTGCTTTCAGGAGGGACATCTATATGCAGGCTGTCCTCAAAGAAATGGGAAACCAAAAGAGGATACAGTAGTTCTTGGTAAGTTGCCTGTTCCAGCTGATTTTTCCAGGTCTCTGACAGAGGAAGAGGGAGAAGTATCACAAGAAGAGCACGTGGTAAAgcgtaagaaagaaaaaaaggaaaagaagtcAGTGGACATTGAAGTAAGTCCTTCTATGGAAACTGTTGAACCTGTAACTGTTCAGTCTTGTTCCAGAGGTGAAAAGCTTTATGAGTTCTACAAGGACAAACCAAACAAGGAGATTCAAGAGTTTATCTTTGAGCTTTCGGATGATGATGAGATAGAAGGAGCAAATGCATGTATTGATAGTTCGCCTGATAAAACAGTGGTAAGGAATGCAATACTGCAGTTTATTAAAGGTTTAgaatga
- the LOC100488231 gene encoding zinc finger CCHC domain-containing protein 3-like, giving the protein MAAEDGSVPAFVRVKHSVRIIAADPENREKGLAYVVQVVLEEFGRVSRREILAIQDYPKRGIYDITFDGEGIYRSFVGILEECPNDPRLGGFKIVPHFAEEEKFLVVKSYSPFVPLKEIEAVLSRYCKKLVFSGKILNELGIWTSKYRFKAVFEKGVFPPARFRLGTVNIDCFFNGMPEFCKRCRLYGHVTDGCVRCQNCGKDGHEVKSCSVPKKCNFCLQEGHLYAGCPQRKAKEEKPKGNAGKLPVQVEPTTESSGEEASAGKASQGKLAVKRKKVEKKGKQKPEVSATVETVETMVVESLSRGERLYNFFKEKSNPEIQAALSDWSDEDEYDYLAKCINETPEKKDIRKKVLDYMRSLK; this is encoded by the coding sequence ATGGCTGCAGAAGATGGTTCGGTTCCTGCGTTCGTCCGAGTGAAGCACTCAGTGAGAATCATCGCGGCAGATCCTGAAAATCGGGAGAAAGGCTTGGCATACGTCGTGCAAGTCGTTTTGGAGGAGTTCGGCAGGGTATCGAGGAGAGAAATCCTTGCGATCCAGGACTACCCTAAGAGAGGCATCTACGATATCACCTTCGATGGCGAGGGTATTTATCGCAGCTTCGTGGGAATCCTGGAGGAGTGTCCGAACGATCCTCGGCTGGGAGGTTTTAAGATTGTGCCCCATTTTGCAGAGGAGGAGAAGTTCTTGGTGGTTAAGTCCTACTCTCCTTTTGTTCCGCTTAAGGAGATAGAAGCGGTTTTGAGCAGGTACTGTAAAAAGCTTGTTTTTTCAGGAAAGATTCTTAACGAGCTGGGTATCTGGACATCGAAATATCGTTTCAAAGCTGTGTTCGAGAAAGGTGTCTTCCCGCCCGCAAGATTCCGTCTCGGTACAGTTAACATCGATTGTTTCTTCAATGGAATGCCTGAGTTCTGTAAGAGATGTCGTTTATACGGACATGTGACAGACGGCTGTGTTCGTTGCCAGAATTGTGGTAAGGATGGACATGAGGTAAAGTCTTGTTCTGTCCCAAAGAAATGCAATTTCTGTTTACAGGAGGGTCATCTCTACGCGGGGTGCCCTCAGAGGAAAGCTAAGGAAGAGAAACCTAAAGGCAATGCTGGTAAGTTACCTGTACAGGTTGAACCAACGACTGAGTCATCTGGTGAGGAGGCGTCAGCAGGTAAAGCATCACAAGGGAAGCTGgcagtgaaaagaaaaaaagtggagaagaaaggaaaacaaaagccTGAAGTAAGTGCTACTGTTGAGACTGTTGAAACTATGGTGGTTGAATCTCTTTCCAGAGGGGAGAGACTGTACAATTTCTTTAAAGAGAAGTCTAACCCAGAGATCCAGGCAGCGTTGAGCGATTGGTCAGATGAAGATGAGTACGATTATTTAGCGAAGTGCATCAACGAAACTCCGGAGAAAAAAGACATTCGGAAAAAGGTGTTGGATTACATGAGAAGTTTAAAGTag